A genomic window from Purpureocillium takamizusanense chromosome 2, complete sequence includes:
- a CDS encoding uncharacterized protein (EggNog:ENOG503P3NR~TransMembrane:7 (o12-37i49-69o75-93i113-133o159-180i192-215o221-244i)~COG:I): protein MGSSDIPPPSAPAWLVPASTALLGSGVVCWLACYVLMTRRSLATNATPIPLIPLGINLAWEVVYALYVTEAPLELAGFGLWLAFDVPVLYATLKTAPRSFAAAPLVARNAGKLLAVVFVFGLASNALFAWWWLAEPHRGHGLKWGKFWNGLDARDTTELAWWSAGVAQLAMSVGALAMLVQRGHSGGQSYAIWLCRFAGTQLGLPGPCVLLWWYWPEAHGFVLHPLSIIIVGTSVACDVAYPFVLAHVRKTERLLPDGTVVAGDVARDGSHEARHRKRD, encoded by the exons ATGGGCTCTTCGGATATccctccgccgtcggccccgGCGTGGCTCGTCccagcatcgacggcgctgctcggctcaggcgtcgtctgctggctggcctgctATGTCCTCATGACACGCCGCTCGCTGGCCACAAACGCGACGCCCATCCCCCTCATCCCACTCGGCATCAACCTCGCGTGGGAGGTCGTTTACGCTCTCTACGTGACTGAGGCGCccctcgagctggccggcTTCGGCCTATGGTTGGCGTTCGACGTGCCCGTGCTCTACGCCACGCTGAAGACGGCGCCCCGATCTTTCGCGGCCGCCCCGCTGGTGGCTCGCAATgccggcaagctgctcgccgtcgtcttcgtcttcgggCTCGCCAGCAACGCGCTCTTCGCCTGGTGGTGGCTCGCCGAGCCGCACCGCGGCCACGGGCTCAAGTGGGGCAAGTTTTGGAACGGCCTCGATGCTCGTGACACGACGGAGCTCGCCTGGTGGTCTGCGGGCGTGGCGCAGCTGGCCATGAGtgtcggcgcgctggcgatGCTGGTTCAGCGAGGTCACTCTGGTGGTCAGAGTTATGCAATCTG GCTGTGTCGATTCGCCGGGACGCAGTTGGGCCTCCCCGGGCCGTGCGTCCTGCTCTGGTGGTACTGGCCTGAGGCCCACGGCTTCGTCTTGCACCCGCTCTCCATCATCATTGTGGGCACGTCCGTCGCCTGCGATGTGGCGTACCCCTTCGTCCTCGCGCACGTACGCAAGACGGAGAGGCTGTTGCCTGACGggaccgtcgtcgccggggacGTTGCGAGGGATGGCAGCCACGAGGCTCGCCACAGGAAGCGAGATTGA